In Zea mays cultivar B73 chromosome 7, Zm-B73-REFERENCE-NAM-5.0, whole genome shotgun sequence, the following proteins share a genomic window:
- the LOC100282824 gene encoding myb family transcription factor-related protein isoform 2 (isoform 2 is encoded by transcript variant 2) has product MFPPGLIHHRPDATAPGDGPPRSGPGGPSLVLTADPKPRLRWTADLHERFVDAVAQLGGPEKATPKTILRTMGVKGLTLFHLKSHLQKYRLGKQSDKEGSEQSKDASYLLDAQSGMSVSPRVAAQDMKESQEVKEALRAQMEVQRRLHEQVEVQKRVQIRMEALEKYIDSILESACKMVTEQFASSGFSISNPDLPEISPGGVMCGSTDTLGSSVLNQLSVSSIDSHSPGGKPSPSGMEGPTLLQKSPELKRRSS; this is encoded by the exons ATGTTCCCGCCTGGCCTGATCCACCACCGCCCTGACGCTACCGCTCCCGGCGATGGGCCACCGCGCTCCGGCCCCGGTGGGCCGAGCCTTGTACTGACGGCGGACCCCAAGCCCAGGCTACGGTGGACGGCCGACCTCCACGAGCGTTTCGTCGACGCCGTGGCCCAGCTCGGCGGACCCGAGA AAGCAACACCAAAAACTATCTTAAGGACGATGGGTGTCAAGGGTCTTACTCTTTTCCACTTGAAGAGTCATCTTCAG AAATATAGGTTAGGTAAACAATCTGATAAAGAGGGGTCAGAGCAATCTAAAGATG CTTCCTATCTTCTAGATGCTCAAAGTGGAATGAGTGTGTCCCCTAGAGTTGCTGCCCAGGATATGAAAGA AAGCCAAGAAGTTAAAGAAGCACTGAGAGCGCAGATGGAAGTGCAACGAAGGCTGCATGAACAAGTGGAG GTCCAAAAGCGCGTGCAGATCAGAATGGAAGCACTTGAGAAGTACATCGACAGTATCCTAGAGAGCGCATGCAAGATGGTTACTGAACAATTTGCTTCGAGTGGCTTCAGTATCTCCAACCCTGATCTCCCGGAGATATCCCCTGGAGGGGTCATGTGTGGCTCCACGGACACGTTGGGCTCGTCGGTGTTGAACCAGCTTTCTGTGAGCTCCATCGACTCGCACAGTCCAGGAGGCAAACCTTCTCCATCAGGCATGGAAGGTCCGACACTGCTCCAGAAGTCGCCTGAGCTCAAGCGGAGGTCCTCTTGA
- the LOC100282824 gene encoding myb family transcription factor-related protein isoform 1 (isoform 1 is encoded by transcript variant 1) has translation MFPPGLIHHRPDATAPGDGPPRSGPGGPSLVLTADPKPRLRWTADLHERFVDAVAQLGGPEKATPKTILRTMGVKGLTLFHLKSHLQKYRLGKQSDKEGSEQSKDASYLLDAQSGMSVSPRVAAQDMKESQEVKEALRAQMEVQRRLHEQVEQVQKRVQIRMEALEKYIDSILESACKMVTEQFASSGFSISNPDLPEISPGGVMCGSTDTLGSSVLNQLSVSSIDSHSPGGKPSPSGMEGPTLLQKSPELKRRSS, from the exons ATGTTCCCGCCTGGCCTGATCCACCACCGCCCTGACGCTACCGCTCCCGGCGATGGGCCACCGCGCTCCGGCCCCGGTGGGCCGAGCCTTGTACTGACGGCGGACCCCAAGCCCAGGCTACGGTGGACGGCCGACCTCCACGAGCGTTTCGTCGACGCCGTGGCCCAGCTCGGCGGACCCGAGA AAGCAACACCAAAAACTATCTTAAGGACGATGGGTGTCAAGGGTCTTACTCTTTTCCACTTGAAGAGTCATCTTCAG AAATATAGGTTAGGTAAACAATCTGATAAAGAGGGGTCAGAGCAATCTAAAGATG CTTCCTATCTTCTAGATGCTCAAAGTGGAATGAGTGTGTCCCCTAGAGTTGCTGCCCAGGATATGAAAGA AAGCCAAGAAGTTAAAGAAGCACTGAGAGCGCAGATGGAAGTGCAACGAAGGCTGCATGAACAAGTGGAG CAGGTCCAAAAGCGCGTGCAGATCAGAATGGAAGCACTTGAGAAGTACATCGACAGTATCCTAGAGAGCGCATGCAAGATGGTTACTGAACAATTTGCTTCGAGTGGCTTCAGTATCTCCAACCCTGATCTCCCGGAGATATCCCCTGGAGGGGTCATGTGTGGCTCCACGGACACGTTGGGCTCGTCGGTGTTGAACCAGCTTTCTGTGAGCTCCATCGACTCGCACAGTCCAGGAGGCAAACCTTCTCCATCAGGCATGGAAGGTCCGACACTGCTCCAGAAGTCGCCTGAGCTCAAGCGGAGGTCCTCTTGA